A window from Clupea harengus chromosome 14, Ch_v2.0.2, whole genome shotgun sequence encodes these proteins:
- the LOC105899570 gene encoding uncharacterized protein LOC105899570 → MDAQIAKTTQSFPSAAEMRDTTQMLMQPNANWEEYLTPAPLSIAIMGELVFISSGTDFSINKNPPPTGFKYIKYPESFRACLMQICNSGWHAFNEAHKNMDQIRMHTATVPDYMKVAVEILFEGNDEVIETLLPNQLEAINTIADECKILAEGVENKYSIVINLIQELLEACVNAEHFHGEELEKVKMKLKENEMREKTAKELDERSKKAMENMSKQLEDAQDEYKKSMDSLPSWWEMIGTDLAGGITESMTGIVNGVTALITAPVRTTCSAVEKVSATYHSIKPQDEDVDMVSQMIICSKSGEILSIIDSLKQYVNDSKIDWRNLYDQNNKCTKTTWTESQFQRISEDLKKMPQVKLKKRALSLCNMGIAICRDLATYQPDQMWDEKETKQLIKKLQELNVEAHAFDCEIKATSGSPALNPKPPMMFKAENNSSGRQSASQSACENARFRIEQSREKLEQSQDSYAKCVENMEKNRKELTDVLVEMQNCQIKEVDFKTKIDMLVKGLDAMSRVKEQWEKMIRFFQMLSTLVKTSFSKTLHNFVTTADDTKKLSYNSKLFAKDLLYKQAFQASNIASLVHMISGTYTDVSNKYLMDRVSSLGKLMAMDKSKPEFLQERLNLQESCQAAQEGILQLVMKNKKEFESKTDARMAKIEGELIAILPAAPPQETERIMEIVQAGFKEAGFGEE, encoded by the coding sequence ATGGATGCGCAAATTGCGAAGACCACTCAGAGTTTCCCCTCTGCAGCAGAGATGCGGGACACCACCCAGATGCTGATGCAGCCCAATGCAAACTGGGAGGAGTACCTGACCCCTGCACCCCTCTCCATTGCCATCATGGGGGAGCTAGTCTTCATCTCCTCAGGTACTGACTTCTCCATCAACAAGAACCCCCCACCAACCGGCTTCAAGTACATAAAATACCCAGAGTCCTTCAGGGCCTGTCTTATGCAAATCTGTAATTCAGGCTGGCACGCATTCAACGAGGCCCACAAGAATATGGATCAGATCCGCATGCACACTGCCACAGTTCCTGATTACATGAAGGTAGCAGTCGAGATCCTTTTCGAGGGCAATGATGAAGTTATTGAAACTCTCCTGCCTAATCAACTGGAAGCCATCAACACCATTGCAGATGAGTGCAAGATACTTGCAGAAGGTGTTGAAAATAAATATTCTATCGTCATCAATTTAATCCAGGAGCTGTTGGAGGCCTGTGTCAATGCTGAACACTTTCATGGAgaagagctggagaaagttaagatgaaactgaaggaaaatgaaatgagagagaagacTGCCAAAGAGCTGGATGAACGGTCCAAGAAAGCAATGGAGAACATGTCAAAGCAATTGGAAGATGCACAAGATGAGTACAAGAAATCAATGGATTCCCTTCCCTCATGGTGGGAAATGATTGGGACGGATTTGGCTGGAGGAATCACAGAGTCCATGACAGGAATTGTCAATGGAGTCACTGCTTTAATAACTGCTCCGGTGAGGACAACCTGCAGTGCAGTAGAGAAGGTCTCAGCAACATACCACAGCATCAAACCACAAGACGAGGACGTAGATATGGTCTCACAAATGATTATCTGCAGCAAGTCTGGAGAAATTCTTTCCATTATAGATTCTCTCAAACAATATGTCAATGACAGTAAAATAGACTGGCGCAATCTCTATGATCAGAACAATAAATGTACAAAGACTACATGGACTGAGTCTCAATTCCAAAGGATCTCTGAGGACTTGAAGAAGATGCCACAGGTCAAACTAAAGAAGAGAGCTCTGTCACTTTGTAACATGGGCATCGCCATCTGTAGGGACTTGGCAACGTATCAGCCAGATCAGATGTGGGATGAGAAAGAAACGAAACAGCTCATAAAGAAGTTACAGGAGCTGAATGTTGAGGCCCACGCTTTTGACTGTGAGATTAAGGCCACCTCAGGTTCACCTGCTCTTAACCCCAAACCACCCATGATGTTCAAAGCTGAGAACAACAGCTCTGGACGGCAGTCTGCCAGTCAGAGTGCATGTGAGAATGCCCGTTTCCGCATCGAGCAGAGCCGAGAAAAACTCGAGCAATCACAGGACTCGTATGCGAAGTGTGTGGAGAACATGGAGAAGAATCGGAAGGAGCTGACTGATGTCCTTGTTGAAATGCAGAACTGCCAGATTAAAGAAGTTGACTTTAAGACCAAAATCGATATGCTGGTCAAGGGTCTCGATGCCATGAGCAGAGTCAAGGAGCAGTGGGAGAAGATGATCCGCTTCTTCCAGATGCTCTCCACCCTCGTGAAAACCAGCTTCAGCAAGACACTGCACAATTTTGTCACAACAGCTGATGACACAAAGAAACTTTCTTACAACAGCAAGCTCTTTGCAAAAGACCTCCTGTACAAGCAGGCCTTTCAAGCCTCCAACATCGCCAGCCTGGTCCACATGATCTCAGGGACCTACACTGACGTGTCCAATAAGTACCTGATGGACAGAGTGAGCAGTCTGGGAAAGCTCATGGCCATGGATAAGAGCAAACCAGAGTTCCTTCAAGAGCGTCTGAACCTGCAGGAGTCCTGCCAGGCAGCTCAAGAGGGCATCCTTCAGCTGGTCATGAAGAACAAGAAAGAATTTGAGAGCAAGACCGATGCCAGGATGGCAAAAATAGAGGGCGAGCTGATAGCCATTCTGCCAGCTGCTCCACCCCAGGAGACTGAGAGAATCATGGAAATAGTTCAGGCTGGGTTTAAAGAGGCGGGATTTGGTGAAGAATAA